One window of the Chryseobacterium camelliae genome contains the following:
- the hemC gene encoding hydroxymethylbilane synthase: MKSIRIGTRNSALALWQAREVARHLQNQNYLTEIVPIVSSGDKNLNQPLYALGITGVFTRDLDMALLNDEIDIAVHSLKDVPTQLPQHIELIAHLERDFPQDVLIRKESSMNKEFHELKLATSSLRRRAFWLRNYPGAAFSDIRGNIQTRLQKLEDQDFDATILSLAGIKRMKMDIDYEMLPLMIPAPSQGVITVAGHSDKKEINEIVKTINHRPTQICVEIERNFLSTLEGGCTAPIGAFAEILGDQIRFKAALCSLDGKNYIATDESFEYNDTENFGEKFAQIVLENGGKELMAEIKDHM; encoded by the coding sequence ATGAAAAGCATTAGAATAGGCACCAGAAATTCTGCACTGGCCCTGTGGCAGGCAAGGGAAGTAGCGAGACACCTTCAGAACCAGAATTATTTAACGGAAATTGTACCGATTGTTTCTTCCGGAGACAAAAACCTCAACCAGCCATTATATGCTTTGGGGATTACCGGTGTTTTCACCCGCGACCTGGATATGGCTCTGCTGAATGATGAAATAGATATTGCCGTGCACTCACTGAAAGACGTCCCTACGCAGCTTCCTCAGCATATCGAACTGATTGCACATCTTGAAAGGGATTTTCCGCAGGATGTCCTGATCCGCAAGGAATCTTCCATGAATAAAGAGTTCCATGAGCTTAAGCTGGCAACCAGCAGCCTGAGGCGGAGAGCGTTCTGGCTGAGGAACTATCCCGGAGCGGCATTTTCAGATATCCGGGGCAACATCCAGACCCGTTTACAGAAACTGGAAGACCAGGACTTTGACGCCACTATTCTGTCTCTTGCGGGCATCAAAAGGATGAAGATGGATATTGATTATGAAATGCTTCCGCTCATGATTCCTGCTCCTTCACAAGGTGTTATCACCGTTGCCGGACATTCTGACAAGAAAGAGATCAATGAGATTGTAAAGACCATCAATCACCGCCCTACACAGATCTGCGTGGAAATCGAGAGAAATTTCCTGAGCACTCTGGAAGGAGGCTGTACAGCTCCTATCGGAGCATTTGCAGAAATCCTCGGCGACCAGATCCGTTTCAAGGCAGCCCTCTGTTCGCTTGATGGTAAAAACTATATTGCCACCGACGAAAGCTTCGAGTATAACGATACGGAAAACTTCGGAGAAAAGTTTGCCCAGATCGTCCTTGAAAACGGCGGCAAAGAACTGATGGCGGAAATCAAGGATCACATGTAA
- the hemE gene encoding uroporphyrinogen decarboxylase → MIKNDLYLKALRGETVERPPVWMMRQAGRYLPEFIALRDQYDFFTRCQTPELAAEITVQPIRRFPLDAAILFSDILVVPQAMGIDFKMKESVGPWLEDPIRTAEQVRNIEVPNVNDTLGYVFDAIELTLHKLDHEIPLIGFAGSPWTILCYCVEGKGSKAFDIAKSFCFQQPEAAHLLLQKITDTTIAYLKRKVEKGVSAVQVFDSWGGMLSPADYQEFSWQYINQIVEALSPLTHVVVFGKGCWFALEDMTKSKASALGVDWTITPENARKLTHNSITLQGNFDPARLHSNPETIRKMVHEMISRFGKDRYIANLGHGILPNIPVENAEAFIRAVVEWKPNV, encoded by the coding sequence ATGATTAAAAACGATTTATATTTAAAAGCACTTCGCGGAGAAACCGTGGAAAGGCCTCCCGTATGGATGATGAGACAGGCCGGAAGGTATCTGCCTGAATTCATTGCCTTACGCGACCAGTATGACTTTTTCACCCGGTGCCAGACTCCGGAACTGGCTGCGGAAATTACCGTTCAGCCTATCCGCAGGTTTCCTCTGGATGCTGCGATCCTGTTTTCGGATATCCTGGTGGTTCCCCAGGCGATGGGCATCGACTTCAAAATGAAAGAATCTGTGGGTCCATGGCTTGAAGATCCGATCCGGACCGCAGAACAGGTCCGTAATATTGAAGTTCCTAATGTAAATGATACATTAGGATACGTTTTTGATGCAATTGAACTTACGCTTCACAAACTGGACCATGAAATCCCGTTGATCGGTTTTGCCGGCTCTCCATGGACCATCTTATGCTATTGCGTGGAAGGAAAGGGCAGCAAGGCATTTGATATTGCCAAATCGTTCTGTTTCCAGCAGCCTGAAGCAGCCCACCTGTTGCTCCAGAAAATTACGGATACCACGATTGCTTACCTTAAAAGGAAAGTAGAAAAAGGCGTTTCCGCAGTACAGGTGTTCGATTCCTGGGGCGGCATGCTTTCCCCGGCAGATTACCAGGAATTTTCATGGCAGTACATCAACCAGATCGTTGAAGCCCTGAGTCCGCTTACCCACGTAGTGGTGTTCGGGAAAGGATGCTGGTTTGCGCTAGAGGACATGACAAAGTCCAAAGCTTCCGCTTTAGGAGTAGACTGGACAATCACGCCGGAAAACGCCAGGAAGCTGACCCATAACTCAATCACCCTTCAGGGCAACTTTGATCCTGCAAGGCTGCACTCCAATCCTGAAACCATCAGGAAAATGGTTCATGAAATGATCAGCCGTTTCGGGAAAGACCGTTACATAGCAAATTTAGGTCACGGCATCTTACCGAATATTCCTGTTGAAAATGCAGAAGCATTTATCAGAGCGGTGGTAGAGTGGAAACCGAATGTATAG
- a CDS encoding cysteine desulfurase, translating into MLDIQEIRNQFSILNREVNGKPLVYLDNAATSQKPDSVLEVWNTYYTELNANVHRGIHTLSQLATEEMELSRRKIQKFINAKHDFEVIFTKGTTEGINLISYILTQKLKKDDEIVISYLEHHSNIVPWQLLCERTGAKLRVIPMDENGVLRIDELDTLLSERTKVVSVNHVSNALGVVNPVEEIIARARKNTSAYIVIDGAQAAPHFTLDVQKLDCDFYVFSGHKMYAPMGTGILYGKQEILESLPPFHGGGEMIATCSFDGTTYAALPFKYEAGTPNVGGNIALGAAVDFMERVGQENIQQHENALLEYAQRKLLELDGLKVYAEKAVRTGVVSFNLEGVGISSDVGMILDKMGVAVRTGHHCTQPIMSFFNIAGTVRASFAVYNTFEEIDLLVEGVKKAHRMLA; encoded by the coding sequence ATGCTTGACATTCAGGAAATAAGAAATCAGTTTTCCATACTTAACCGGGAAGTGAACGGTAAGCCGCTTGTTTATTTGGACAATGCTGCAACTTCACAGAAACCGGATTCGGTTCTGGAAGTCTGGAATACCTATTATACAGAGCTTAACGCCAATGTGCACCGGGGAATTCATACCCTAAGCCAGCTGGCGACAGAAGAAATGGAGCTGTCCAGAAGGAAAATACAGAAATTCATCAATGCCAAACATGATTTCGAGGTTATTTTCACCAAAGGGACTACGGAAGGCATCAACCTTATCTCTTATATACTTACCCAAAAGCTGAAGAAAGATGATGAAATAGTTATCTCTTATCTTGAGCACCATTCGAACATCGTTCCATGGCAGTTGTTGTGTGAAAGGACAGGAGCTAAGCTGCGGGTAATTCCTATGGATGAAAATGGAGTGCTCAGGATCGATGAGCTGGATACCCTCCTCAGTGAAAGGACAAAAGTGGTTTCCGTTAACCATGTTTCCAATGCTCTGGGGGTAGTGAATCCTGTAGAGGAAATCATTGCCAGGGCAAGAAAAAATACCAGTGCCTATATCGTTATCGATGGCGCTCAGGCAGCTCCGCACTTTACGCTGGACGTTCAGAAGCTGGACTGTGACTTTTATGTTTTTTCAGGACACAAAATGTATGCGCCGATGGGTACGGGGATCCTGTACGGAAAACAGGAGATCCTGGAATCCCTTCCGCCTTTCCACGGCGGAGGTGAAATGATTGCCACCTGTTCTTTTGACGGGACCACTTATGCAGCCCTTCCGTTCAAATATGAGGCTGGAACGCCTAATGTGGGCGGAAATATCGCTCTGGGCGCGGCTGTAGATTTTATGGAGCGGGTGGGGCAGGAAAATATTCAGCAGCATGAGAACGCTTTGCTGGAGTATGCCCAGAGAAAGCTCCTGGAGCTGGACGGTCTGAAAGTATATGCCGAAAAAGCCGTAAGAACCGGGGTCGTTTCATTTAACCTGGAAGGCGTCGGGATATCCTCTGATGTGGGAATGATCCTCGATAAAATGGGGGTTGCCGTACGGACAGGCCATCACTGTACCCAGCCTATCATGAGTTTCTTTAATATTGCCGGAACCGTGAGGGCAAGCTTTGCCGTATACAATACGTTTGAAGAGATTGACCTGCTGGTAGAAGGCGTGAAAAAGGCGCACAGGATGCTGGCTTAG
- a CDS encoding ribose-phosphate pyrophosphokinase has product MADQLTYLFSTRTSKDLAERIAENYGQHLGKINFQEFSDGEFEPVLDDSVRGGRVFLIGSTFPPADNLLELLLMIDAAKRASAKNITVVIPYFGLARQDRKDKPRAPIGAKLVANLLTAAGATRIMTMDLHADQIQGFFEIPVDHLYASTIFVDYIRNLHIENLTIASPDMGGAKRAKNYAGHLGADVVIAYKERKKANVVEEMFLIGDVEGKNVILIDDMIDTAGTLCKAADILMEKGAKSVRAMATHGVLSGKAYENIEKSQLMEVIVTDSIPVKNNLSSKIKVLSCAALFADVMKMVHEHRSISSKFII; this is encoded by the coding sequence ATGGCTGATCAGTTAACTTATCTATTTAGTACAAGAACAAGCAAGGACTTGGCAGAGAGAATTGCCGAAAATTACGGGCAACACCTCGGGAAAATCAACTTTCAGGAGTTCAGTGATGGGGAATTTGAACCTGTTCTGGATGATTCCGTAAGAGGGGGCAGGGTTTTCCTTATCGGATCTACCTTTCCGCCGGCAGACAACCTTCTTGAGCTTTTGCTGATGATTGATGCTGCAAAAAGAGCTTCTGCAAAAAACATCACCGTAGTCATTCCTTATTTCGGGCTGGCAAGGCAGGACCGTAAGGATAAGCCGAGAGCTCCGATCGGAGCAAAGCTGGTGGCAAATCTTTTAACGGCTGCGGGAGCTACCCGCATCATGACGATGGATCTTCACGCAGACCAGATCCAGGGATTCTTTGAAATTCCGGTGGATCATCTGTATGCTTCTACCATTTTCGTAGATTACATCCGAAACCTGCACATTGAAAACCTTACCATTGCATCTCCGGATATGGGAGGGGCGAAAAGGGCTAAAAACTATGCCGGACATCTGGGTGCTGACGTAGTTATTGCCTATAAAGAAAGAAAAAAGGCCAATGTTGTGGAAGAAATGTTCCTTATTGGTGATGTGGAAGGTAAAAATGTGATCCTTATTGATGATATGATCGATACGGCAGGCACCCTGTGCAAGGCGGCGGACATCCTTATGGAAAAAGGTGCAAAAAGCGTAAGAGCAATGGCCACTCACGGTGTCCTTTCAGGAAAAGCCTATGAGAATATTGAGAAGTCCCAACTAATGGAAGTCATTGTAACTGACTCAATTCCTGTAAAAAATAATTTGTCATCTAAAATAAAAGTGCTATCTTGCGCCGCATTATTTGCAGACGTAATGAAGATGGTGCATGAGCACAGATCAATCAGTAGTAAATTTATTATCTAA
- a CDS encoding 50S ribosomal protein L25/general stress protein Ctc, which translates to MKSITIQGTKRESVGKKSTKALRDAELVPCVVYGGGEPLNFSAEERAFKGLVYTPEAHTVSIEVDGQTIPAVLQDIQFHPITDKILHADFYQLAEDKPVIMEVPVRITGRSKGVVAGGVLRQSFRKLKVKAIPANLPDEIVVDVTPLRIGNKLYIGGIKAEGYTFMHPDNAVVVAVKMSRNAMKGGAAAEDDEDEEEVAGAEGEAPAAEETAAE; encoded by the coding sequence ATGAAATCTATTACAATTCAAGGTACAAAAAGAGAAAGCGTGGGCAAAAAGTCTACAAAAGCTTTACGTGATGCTGAATTAGTTCCTTGTGTTGTTTACGGGGGTGGTGAGCCATTGAACTTCTCTGCAGAAGAGAGAGCATTCAAAGGTTTGGTATATACTCCTGAAGCACACACGGTATCTATTGAGGTTGATGGTCAGACAATCCCGGCTGTTCTTCAGGATATTCAGTTCCACCCGATTACAGATAAAATCCTTCACGCTGATTTCTATCAGCTGGCAGAAGACAAGCCTGTAATTATGGAGGTTCCTGTAAGAATCACAGGACGTTCCAAAGGGGTTGTTGCTGGTGGTGTTTTACGTCAGTCTTTCAGAAAACTGAAAGTGAAAGCTATTCCTGCTAATTTACCTGATGAGATCGTTGTTGACGTAACCCCGTTAAGAATCGGTAACAAACTGTACATTGGAGGAATCAAGGCTGAAGGATATACTTTCATGCACCCTGATAACGCAGTAGTTGTAGCTGTTAAGATGTCTAGAAATGCAATGAAGGGAGGAGCAGCAGCTGAAGATGATGAGGATGAAGAAGAAGTAGCCGGAGCAGAAGGAGAAGCTCCTGCAGCGGAAGAAACTGCAGCAGAATAA
- a CDS encoding DUF6705 family protein, with protein sequence MKKLFLFILFSASISCSAQTYPLRTFTEIPENAYLKDTNNELIAYEGTWKGTWDNKTIYITFKRITNKYNENLKYYKDYLIAKFKVLDPNGNILFNNTTLTDENAKVWGGKFRKEDDKYSLIYNDEDLCNTSGSIYINFTDSTKTKLAWKYILHSNFISSDCPYYNTGIPNPLPKEIVLIKQ encoded by the coding sequence ATGAAAAAACTATTTTTATTTATATTATTTAGTGCTTCGATTTCTTGCTCAGCACAAACTTATCCTTTAAGAACATTTACGGAAATTCCTGAGAATGCCTATCTGAAAGATACAAATAATGAACTTATTGCTTATGAAGGAACCTGGAAAGGAACTTGGGATAACAAAACTATCTACATAACATTCAAAAGAATTACTAATAAGTATAATGAAAACTTAAAATATTATAAAGACTATTTAATAGCAAAATTTAAAGTTTTAGATCCTAATGGCAATATACTTTTCAACAACACAACCTTAACTGACGAAAATGCTAAAGTATGGGGAGGGAAATTCAGAAAAGAAGACGACAAATATTCCTTGATTTACAATGATGAAGATCTATGCAACACGTCTGGCAGTATATATATAAATTTTACAGACTCGACCAAAACAAAACTGGCATGGAAATATATTCTTCATAGCAATTTTATTTCATCCGATTGCCCTTATTATAATACTGGGATACCCAATCCTTTACCAAAAGAAATTGTCTTAATTAAACAATAA
- a CDS encoding G-D-S-L family lipolytic protein yields MKKIIISTIAVSALLFTTNCENDFDTDVKDVAVTSGDASFKTYVALGNSLTSGYRDGALYSDGQNESYPSMISAQMKLAGGGDFKQPLMPNNIGGFTGLPGFGGKLTLQLVNGSLTPVPSAAGAALDNVSSGRPYQNMGVPGAKSYHLVAPGYGSLAGLATGTANPYFVRFASSSTTSVLADAMAQTPTFFSLWIGNNDVLFYAINGGTNSQTTGGVTTYTAATVQTGTGTSPALYKSNDISDPNVVAGSIKAVLDGLKSVGTTKGVIANVPYVTSIPYFTTVPYNPLTPAVLGSNITALNTGLYGPLKQALTAFGAGGRINLLSSTSANPVLIKDNSLQDLSAQLTAALTPSLGLATATAFGQIYGQARQATAEDYLLLTTSSVIGTTAPGAPAAINVYGISYPLQNQHVLTKTEAGYVKTATDAYNASIRTMADTYGLAFVDSNAKMVELNGKSGITYDGVKYTAKFVSGGAFSLDGIHLTGRGYAIIANEFIKSINSKYRSTLPQVDPNKYSGVKFP; encoded by the coding sequence ATGAAAAAAATTATAATTTCTACAATAGCTGTCTCAGCACTTCTTTTTACAACAAACTGCGAGAATGATTTTGATACCGATGTGAAGGATGTTGCCGTAACCAGCGGGGATGCCAGTTTCAAAACCTATGTCGCCCTTGGAAATTCCCTCACTTCAGGGTACAGGGACGGTGCATTATATTCTGACGGACAGAATGAATCTTATCCGTCGATGATCTCTGCACAGATGAAACTTGCAGGCGGCGGAGACTTCAAGCAGCCTTTGATGCCGAATAATATCGGAGGTTTTACAGGCCTGCCCGGATTCGGTGGGAAACTTACCCTTCAGTTGGTCAACGGAAGCCTTACGCCGGTTCCAAGTGCGGCGGGAGCAGCATTAGATAATGTATCTTCCGGAAGACCTTATCAGAATATGGGTGTACCAGGAGCAAAATCTTATCATCTGGTAGCACCGGGATACGGCAGCCTTGCCGGTCTTGCTACGGGAACAGCCAATCCTTACTTCGTCAGGTTCGCTTCTTCTTCCACCACATCTGTTCTGGCAGATGCAATGGCTCAGACTCCTACGTTCTTTTCACTTTGGATAGGGAATAACGATGTTCTTTTTTACGCCATCAACGGAGGAACGAACTCTCAGACAACAGGAGGTGTAACCACGTATACTGCTGCAACGGTACAGACAGGAACAGGAACGAGTCCGGCATTGTATAAATCTAATGATATATCAGATCCGAATGTAGTGGCAGGTTCCATTAAAGCGGTTCTTGATGGCCTTAAAAGTGTAGGGACTACAAAAGGGGTTATTGCCAATGTTCCTTACGTAACGTCAATTCCATATTTTACTACAGTACCGTACAATCCGCTTACCCCGGCAGTACTGGGTTCTAATATCACTGCGCTGAATACCGGCCTTTATGGCCCGCTGAAGCAGGCACTGACTGCTTTCGGAGCCGGAGGAAGGATCAATCTTCTTTCTTCTACCTCCGCAAACCCGGTTTTGATTAAAGATAATTCCCTTCAGGATCTTTCCGCTCAGCTGACAGCTGCTCTGACGCCTTCCCTGGGATTGGCTACCGCAACCGCTTTCGGACAGATCTACGGACAGGCAAGGCAGGCAACAGCAGAAGATTATCTTCTTCTTACTACAAGTTCTGTCATCGGGACTACAGCTCCGGGAGCACCTGCTGCGATCAATGTTTACGGGATTTCGTATCCGCTGCAGAACCAGCATGTCTTAACAAAGACAGAAGCAGGGTATGTAAAAACAGCAACAGATGCTTATAATGCCTCTATCCGAACCATGGCTGATACTTACGGACTAGCCTTTGTGGATTCAAATGCCAAAATGGTGGAGCTTAACGGAAAATCCGGGATCACTTATGATGGTGTGAAATATACCGCTAAATTCGTAAGCGGAGGAGCGTTCTCACTGGATGGGATCCACCTTACCGGCAGAGGATATGCGATTATCGCCAATGAATTTATCAAGTCGATCAACTCTAAATACAGGTCTACTTTACCACAGGTAGATCCTAATAAATATTCAGGTGTGAAGTTCCCATAA
- a CDS encoding uroporphyrinogen-III synthase: MRILLTKNTDLDVVAKELGTGIMVDCIEVIKTHPLSVPSFELKNHSLIFTSASGVNAFFINGFKPNEDFTAKNYNRMYCVGEKTKKALRKHGFGTFKVLKNAEALSRFITSCCQHEKFLHFCGNLALDVLDDNLPLQNIRYRKVVIYHTEELNPVITEKYHAAVFFSPSGVRSFAKHNSLEGIMLFSIGETTSRELRKMTPEPVLTAQGNTLASVLELVKNHI; this comes from the coding sequence ATGAGGATCTTACTGACTAAAAATACCGACCTTGATGTTGTAGCCAAAGAATTGGGAACAGGTATTATGGTGGACTGTATCGAAGTTATTAAGACCCATCCTTTATCCGTTCCGTCATTCGAGCTGAAAAACCATTCCCTGATCTTTACCAGCGCAAGCGGCGTAAACGCTTTCTTCATCAATGGTTTCAAGCCGAACGAGGATTTTACGGCAAAAAACTACAACAGGATGTACTGTGTAGGCGAAAAAACAAAGAAAGCCCTCAGGAAACATGGGTTCGGGACATTTAAGGTCCTGAAAAATGCTGAAGCCCTCTCCCGTTTCATTACCAGCTGCTGCCAGCATGAAAAGTTCCTGCATTTCTGCGGAAACCTTGCTCTGGATGTCCTTGATGACAATCTTCCGCTGCAGAATATCAGGTACAGGAAGGTTGTTATTTACCATACCGAAGAACTCAACCCAGTGATTACTGAAAAATATCATGCCGCCGTTTTTTTTAGTCCGAGCGGAGTTCGTAGTTTTGCAAAGCACAACTCTTTGGAGGGTATAATGTTGTTTTCTATTGGAGAGACCACTTCCCGGGAATTGAGGAAGATGACTCCGGAACCTGTTTTAACGGCTCAGGGCAATACCTTGGCTTCTGTTCTGGAACTGGTTAAAAACCATATTTGA
- the hemA gene encoding glutamyl-tRNA reductase has product MLQYSNIHQTANFAVLSVSYEKADVETRGKFAFFDENIKSFVNRIHDENLGDAFVVSTCNRTEIYTTTPNYLLVAEEYCKTIGVNITDFLQFANILTKEEALTHLFRVAAGLESQIIGDFEIIGQIKKAYSRFRKERQNSNPYLERAINAAIQISKRIKNETGISNGAASVSYAAVHYILNSQKRITEKNILLLGVGEIGQNTVENLVKHVYQPKIKIANRTQEKAEKISQKYNIPHIDYGDFDKELKNTDILIVATGAKHPIVNQSHFPNGKETLVIDLSIPHNVEKEVTRNKNVTLIDVDELSKQIQETIQQREKEIPKAEKIIKELMKDFLEWEKKRKLAPNIHHFKAVLKNMERNEMHNFYRKNKYINITDMELSDKMIQKITNRFAKYIIDNPLKAEEISKLMHEILVEQPNNEFHEKH; this is encoded by the coding sequence ATGTTACAGTATTCCAACATCCATCAAACTGCTAATTTTGCCGTACTTTCTGTAAGCTATGAAAAGGCTGATGTAGAAACACGGGGTAAGTTTGCTTTTTTTGATGAAAATATCAAAAGTTTCGTCAACCGTATTCACGATGAAAATTTAGGAGATGCTTTTGTGGTATCTACCTGTAACAGGACGGAAATCTATACCACGACGCCCAATTACCTTCTGGTAGCGGAGGAATACTGTAAAACCATCGGGGTCAACATCACGGATTTCCTTCAGTTTGCGAATATCCTGACGAAAGAGGAAGCCCTTACGCATCTGTTCAGGGTAGCCGCCGGACTGGAAAGCCAGATCATCGGGGACTTTGAGATCATAGGCCAGATAAAAAAAGCGTACAGCCGTTTTAGAAAAGAGCGCCAGAATTCCAACCCGTATCTGGAGCGGGCCATCAATGCTGCCATCCAGATTTCCAAGAGGATCAAAAATGAAACGGGAATTTCCAACGGAGCCGCATCGGTGTCTTATGCTGCCGTTCATTACATCCTGAACAGCCAGAAGAGAATTACGGAAAAAAACATTTTGCTTCTCGGGGTAGGTGAAATCGGACAGAATACTGTTGAAAACCTGGTTAAGCACGTCTACCAGCCAAAAATAAAAATCGCCAACAGAACACAGGAAAAAGCGGAAAAAATTTCCCAGAAATACAACATCCCGCATATTGATTACGGAGATTTTGACAAAGAACTTAAAAATACGGATATCCTGATCGTTGCTACCGGCGCCAAACATCCTATCGTTAACCAGTCACATTTTCCCAACGGAAAGGAAACCCTGGTTATCGACCTCTCCATTCCTCATAACGTAGAAAAGGAAGTGACCCGGAACAAAAACGTTACCCTGATTGACGTAGATGAGCTTTCCAAACAGATCCAGGAAACCATCCAGCAACGGGAAAAGGAAATCCCGAAAGCTGAAAAGATCATCAAGGAACTGATGAAAGATTTCCTGGAATGGGAAAAGAAAAGAAAGCTGGCTCCGAATATCCACCATTTCAAAGCTGTCCTGAAAAATATGGAGCGCAATGAAATGCACAACTTCTACCGAAAAAATAAATACATCAACATCACGGATATGGAGCTTTCTGATAAGATGATCCAGAAAATTACCAACCGTTTTGCAAAATATATCATTGACAATCCTCTCAAAGCGGAAGAAATCAGTAAATTAATGCACGAAATATTAGTTGAACAACCCAACAACGAATTCCATGAAAAGCATTAG
- a CDS encoding DUF6705 family protein: MKNLFLFMLFSASIFCKAQTISLDELSQCENKPDCPDYIYLTDVNNRLDKFVGIWKGTYTDGRTYEFNFTKKQNDYTFGKYWDLLKGRLLVKNSNNQELVNTLNFSDENVRFSGFIFDKNLKKYQMYYSGNAACNDKGFVYLSFPDSDNVNQMKLVFMQDMDIVSKCPDGYKTVIPDSKEIILTNQ; encoded by the coding sequence ATGAAAAATTTATTTTTATTTATGCTATTTAGTGCGTCCATTTTCTGTAAGGCTCAAACAATATCTCTAGATGAATTATCTCAATGTGAAAATAAGCCTGACTGCCCTGATTACATATACCTTACGGATGTTAATAATAGATTAGATAAGTTTGTAGGGATCTGGAAAGGAACTTATACAGATGGCAGAACTTACGAATTTAACTTTACTAAAAAACAGAATGATTATACGTTTGGAAAATATTGGGATTTATTAAAAGGAAGACTATTAGTAAAAAATTCTAATAATCAAGAGTTAGTAAATACGCTTAACTTTTCAGATGAAAATGTTAGATTCAGTGGATTTATTTTTGATAAGAATTTGAAAAAGTATCAGATGTATTATTCAGGTAATGCAGCCTGCAATGATAAAGGCTTTGTATATCTTTCTTTCCCTGATTCTGATAATGTAAATCAAATGAAACTTGTTTTTATGCAGGATATGGATATTGTCTCTAAATGTCCGGATGGATATAAAACAGTGATTCCCGATTCCAAAGAGATTATTTTAACTAATCAATAG
- a CDS encoding helix-turn-helix domain-containing protein, translated as MTNSVAEKIRKLRKAKGFSQEDMADRLHISQSAYARIENGESYSWAAHIERLSEILEVKPESFLTDETNNLEQENTDQKGGMAFQFVGTINTINSLSEKLLEQYEERIKELKDQVDYWKSKSESSKQ; from the coding sequence ATGACAAATTCTGTTGCCGAGAAAATAAGAAAGCTAAGGAAAGCAAAAGGCTTTTCCCAGGAGGATATGGCAGACCGGCTCCATATTTCCCAATCTGCCTATGCTCGCATAGAAAACGGAGAAAGCTATTCGTGGGCAGCCCATATCGAACGCCTGAGTGAAATCCTGGAAGTGAAACCGGAAAGTTTTCTGACAGATGAAACCAATAATTTAGAGCAGGAAAATACAGATCAGAAAGGCGGAATGGCTTTTCAATTTGTAGGGACTATTAATACAATTAATTCCTTGTCCGAAAAGTTACTTGAACAATATGAAGAACGTATAAAAGAGCTCAAAGATCAGGTAGATTACTGGAAAAGCAAATCAGAAAGCAGTAAACAATAA